Proteins encoded in a region of the Acidimicrobiales bacterium genome:
- a CDS encoding metal-dependent transcriptional regulator gives MPEGFHPPLEEYLEAIHELGEEGIVVIQARLAERLGHSAPAVSEMIRRLRDEGYIEVKGRSLLLTARGRGVAESVVRKHRLAERLLTDIIGLPWEKAHVEAGRWEHVISDEVEARLVEVLGHPTTCPHGNPIPGSGRARTDLMVLADSRQGDHVRLERVTEQIEIDQDSLSYLSSHGFVPGKEATVASLAPDGTMILDLGARTIALGPSLAQQLFVTAA, from the coding sequence ATGCCGGAGGGCTTCCATCCGCCTCTCGAGGAGTACTTGGAAGCGATCCACGAGCTCGGTGAGGAAGGGATCGTGGTGATCCAGGCGCGCCTCGCAGAACGGCTCGGGCACTCCGCTCCTGCCGTATCGGAGATGATCCGCCGTCTGCGCGACGAGGGTTATATAGAGGTAAAAGGACGGTCGCTTCTGCTGACCGCCCGCGGCCGGGGGGTGGCCGAAAGTGTTGTCAGGAAGCACCGCCTCGCCGAGCGGCTGCTCACGGACATCATCGGGCTGCCGTGGGAGAAGGCCCACGTCGAAGCGGGCCGGTGGGAGCACGTCATCTCGGACGAGGTCGAAGCTCGGCTCGTCGAAGTCCTGGGCCACCCCACGACCTGCCCGCACGGGAACCCGATACCCGGATCTGGCCGGGCGCGGACCGATCTCATGGTTCTCGCGGACAGCCGGCAGGGCGACCACGTCCGCCTGGAGCGCGTGACCGAGCAGATCGAGATCGACCAGGACTCCCTCTCCTATTTGTCCTCCCATGGATTCGTGCCAGGCAAAGAGGCCACCGTCGCGTCGCTCGCACCCGACGGAACCATGATCCTCGACCTCGGAGCCCGCACCATCGCCCTCGGCCCGAGCCTCGCCCAGCAGCTGTTCGTCACCGCCGCCTGA
- a CDS encoding arginase family protein, which produces MARIGNMFGPDATFLGVPAADLDRPDSYADAGAVILGAPYDGGTSHRPGARFGPQAIRFTDYLPHDGSR; this is translated from the coding sequence ATGGCCCGCATCGGCAACATGTTCGGCCCGGACGCGACGTTCCTCGGCGTGCCGGCAGCCGACCTCGACCGACCTGACTCGTACGCGGATGCCGGCGCGGTCATCCTCGGAGCCCCCTACGACGGTGGGACGTCCCACCGGCCCGGCGCCAGGTTCGGGCCGCAGGCGATCCGCTTCACCGACTACCTACCTCACGACGGGAGCCGG